A part of Candidatus Flexicrinis proximus genomic DNA contains:
- a CDS encoding pyruvate carboxyltransferase, producing the protein MIPEPAAPEYFLDQYPRDQFPQYTWTERPALLPREAWTTETTHRDGQQGGLPLTAEQSLRIYDILCAFTGVSGAIRQAEFFVYRPSDRAALEGALERWHGGAPIEPTTWIRASVKDVELIRTLGVRETGMLASASDYHTFHKFKPGGRNQAAQTYLDAVRVTVNAGIRPRVHLEDATRAPMDFIAPFVSAVQDICAPSGMRPKFRVCDTMGLGLPYEDVPLPRSIPRMIKAMRALGLDAEDLEFHPHNDTGLVTANCLAAIRAGCAAINGTSLGKGERTGNAPLEQVLLHLIGMGYFGDDQPDFTQLNDLAALYADMGEPLPAKYPLYGRDAHRTRAGVHADGLNKFWWMYAPFNVPELLGRPLEVSLTKDSGVAGVIFLIKQHLGQDLSKDDPLVQAVTTWLLGEFDGGRQTSVEWEELAPKVEELRSLVQAPAN; encoded by the coding sequence ATGATCCCGGAACCTGCGGCACCCGAGTACTTTCTCGACCAGTATCCTCGTGACCAATTTCCACAGTACACCTGGACAGAACGCCCTGCCCTGCTGCCGCGCGAAGCCTGGACGACCGAGACAACGCACCGTGATGGACAGCAAGGCGGACTGCCGCTGACCGCGGAACAGAGCCTGCGGATTTACGACATCCTGTGTGCCTTCACTGGCGTCAGTGGCGCGATCAGACAAGCCGAATTCTTCGTGTACCGGCCTTCGGATCGCGCGGCACTGGAAGGCGCACTTGAACGGTGGCACGGCGGTGCGCCGATAGAGCCAACGACCTGGATTCGCGCTTCGGTCAAAGACGTCGAGCTGATCCGGACACTTGGCGTACGCGAGACAGGGATGCTGGCCTCTGCATCCGACTACCACACGTTCCACAAGTTCAAGCCCGGCGGGCGCAACCAGGCCGCCCAGACCTATCTTGACGCGGTGCGCGTCACCGTGAATGCAGGGATTCGTCCGCGAGTCCATCTGGAAGATGCAACCCGCGCGCCGATGGACTTCATCGCACCGTTCGTAAGTGCCGTGCAGGATATTTGCGCGCCTAGCGGTATGCGGCCCAAGTTCCGCGTGTGTGATACCATGGGTCTAGGTCTCCCCTACGAAGACGTGCCGCTGCCGCGCAGCATCCCTCGCATGATCAAAGCGATGCGTGCGCTTGGGCTAGATGCCGAAGACCTCGAGTTCCATCCCCACAACGATACCGGATTGGTGACGGCAAACTGCCTGGCCGCGATCCGCGCCGGATGTGCCGCGATCAATGGGACGTCACTCGGGAAGGGAGAGCGGACGGGCAACGCGCCGCTGGAACAGGTCCTGCTGCACTTAATCGGCATGGGGTACTTTGGCGACGATCAGCCGGATTTCACGCAGCTAAACGACCTGGCTGCGCTGTATGCCGATATGGGAGAGCCGCTGCCCGCGAAATACCCGCTTTATGGCCGCGACGCGCATCGCACGCGCGCCGGGGTTCACGCGGATGGATTGAATAAGTTCTGGTGGATGTACGCGCCGTTTAACGTGCCTGAGCTTCTGGGGCGACCGCTTGAAGTCTCCCTCACCAAAGACTCGGGCGTGGCAGGTGTGATCTTTCTGATCAAGCAGCATCTTGGTCAGGATCTGAGCAAAGACGATCCACTGGTCCAGGCCGTAACCACATGGCTGCTGGGGGAATTTGACGGCGGACGCCAAACCAGCGTCGAATGGGAGGAACTGGCCCCGAAAGTTGAGGAGCTGCGTTCGCTCGTCCAAGCACCAGCAAACTAA
- a CDS encoding protein kinase has protein sequence MTVIGDRYQVETTLGTGGMGVVYRAIDTRTGLTVAVKQLRGDLARRQPEMFERFTREAEALRQLNHPNIVQALDTFEIDDERYIVMEYVPGDDLSVVLQKEGSLPLPRALRIALEITDALTRAHYLKIVHRDLKPANVLISPDGAARLTDFGVAHLEEMDRVTRTGFTVGTPDYLPPEAFNNEPADERGDIWALGVMLFEMLGGKHPFSAETMPALMVNVLIQPTPDLEVLRPDAPVALIDLVYRMLEKDRAARIPSARLVGAELEAVMQRSASTPLSTGIRAQVLREQRFETPTPEPIGIRSNLPAQTTSFVGREAEVAALSLLLESPEVRLITLLGPGGMGKSRLAIETAQRVVQRRSELPPRSRIDTDFPFPSGVIFISLAGLTLQDDLLSAVADAVGFQFYQSDAPKQQLLDYFRDKSALIIIDNCEHLLDSLGLLSEILQVAPGIKIIATSRARLNLQGETLFVIEGMDFPESVTADPTRYSAVQLFVQSARRSKPGFELKPVDFTPVATICRLVRGMPLGIELAAAWVELLSVSEIAAEVASDLDFLETEAQDAPERHRSLRAVFEHSWELLNDEERKTFARLAVFRGRFIRQAGQAVTGASLRQLMALVNKSLIRRDPDSGVYQIHEMMRQYAEEKLEASGEAQAVRQEHSEYYIRALARARKDLISARQMEAHESIDADLDNVRAAWMWAAEAGQGEPLADSVHALGIFYDVRAQYIEGYAVFEPVVAALSKHPSTREIDRALGWMHAWMTLFKLIFRQGDVAYGHLLLMREAVTRSRDPECRAMLDFVTGMWERILGDAVKSREYERRSAAQFIALNMVWDRSHALCNLALASYFRLEATQTDVAMGILAADEALAIQESLGELYLRAHTLEVRGHLSIMVEEYERGARLIEESVGLFRKVGNRLGLASALQDLAWTRAVVGRFAEARTAAEDAYSLYRETGNLAGAAGIQSLRTRIEFFAGEFQASIDLAKDMLALAERVGIGELRMVSYIHLGRAYWASGALEESEEAWRNAYVFAEDEHRREDMSITLSGLVLVLLGRRRIEDASVLIETMELLTEDEKDFNQVATIHVFRGRIALLAGNAAEAVEHLSRAHNLLRDSTRVRVSYNWDEGLRNEFTSIALQGLAEAHRLLGDLGTARQVLREALHITQRFSYPAHIAAVIISGARILSALGRSLESTAMLAAVSDSPKAYAVERYRAASLLARARTELTDEQFLEAVSRGMMWTPETAVSELLRIL, from the coding sequence ATGACGGTAATCGGCGATCGATACCAGGTTGAAACCACCCTCGGCACGGGCGGGATGGGTGTCGTTTATCGTGCGATTGACACCCGTACCGGACTGACCGTCGCTGTCAAACAGCTTCGAGGTGATCTGGCGCGCCGCCAGCCCGAAATGTTCGAACGTTTCACCCGTGAGGCGGAAGCCTTGCGTCAGCTCAATCATCCCAACATCGTGCAGGCGCTCGACACCTTCGAGATCGACGATGAGCGTTATATCGTCATGGAATATGTCCCTGGCGACGATCTGAGTGTGGTTCTGCAGAAAGAGGGCAGCCTGCCGCTTCCCCGCGCGCTGCGAATTGCCCTGGAGATCACCGACGCGCTGACCCGCGCACACTATCTGAAGATCGTTCATCGCGACTTGAAACCCGCTAACGTCCTGATCTCGCCGGACGGCGCGGCACGTCTGACCGATTTTGGTGTCGCCCACCTCGAAGAGATGGATCGCGTTACCCGGACAGGATTTACGGTTGGGACGCCTGATTACCTGCCGCCGGAAGCCTTCAATAATGAACCCGCCGACGAACGCGGCGACATCTGGGCGCTCGGTGTGATGCTGTTCGAGATGCTGGGCGGAAAACATCCCTTTTCCGCCGAGACAATGCCGGCCCTGATGGTCAACGTTTTGATTCAGCCGACCCCGGATTTGGAAGTCCTCCGCCCCGATGCCCCGGTTGCCCTGATCGACCTGGTCTACCGGATGCTCGAAAAAGATCGCGCGGCGCGGATACCGTCAGCGCGGTTAGTCGGGGCCGAGTTGGAAGCGGTCATGCAGCGGAGCGCGTCTACCCCGCTCTCGACCGGTATCCGCGCGCAGGTTCTCAGGGAGCAGCGTTTCGAAACGCCGACGCCGGAGCCGATCGGGATTCGCAGCAATCTGCCGGCCCAGACGACATCCTTTGTCGGGCGCGAGGCGGAAGTCGCGGCGTTAAGCTTGCTGCTGGAGTCGCCCGAGGTCCGCCTGATAACACTACTTGGGCCGGGCGGGATGGGCAAGAGCAGGCTGGCGATCGAGACCGCGCAGCGCGTGGTACAGCGTCGTTCCGAACTGCCGCCACGCAGCCGCATCGACACCGATTTTCCGTTCCCCTCCGGTGTAATATTCATTAGCCTGGCCGGTCTGACGCTGCAGGACGACCTGCTCTCAGCAGTTGCCGATGCAGTGGGTTTTCAATTTTATCAAAGCGACGCGCCAAAGCAGCAGCTGCTCGATTATTTCCGCGACAAATCCGCTCTCATCATCATCGATAATTGCGAACACTTATTGGACAGCCTCGGACTCCTGAGCGAAATCCTTCAGGTGGCGCCGGGGATCAAGATCATTGCTACGTCCCGGGCGCGTTTGAACCTGCAAGGCGAGACGCTGTTTGTCATTGAAGGGATGGACTTTCCTGAGAGCGTCACCGCGGACCCGACGCGCTACAGCGCCGTTCAATTGTTTGTTCAGAGCGCGCGCAGGAGCAAACCCGGCTTCGAGTTGAAGCCCGTAGACTTTACTCCCGTCGCGACGATTTGCAGGCTTGTACGGGGCATGCCGCTTGGGATCGAGCTGGCCGCCGCCTGGGTCGAGCTGCTCAGCGTCTCCGAGATCGCGGCTGAGGTTGCGTCTGACCTCGACTTTCTGGAAACAGAGGCGCAGGATGCGCCGGAACGCCACCGCAGCCTGCGCGCCGTCTTTGAACACAGTTGGGAACTGTTGAACGACGAGGAGCGCAAGACATTCGCGCGTCTGGCCGTTTTCCGTGGGCGCTTCATCCGCCAGGCGGGGCAGGCAGTGACCGGTGCCAGCCTGCGTCAGCTGATGGCCCTGGTGAACAAGTCGCTGATTCGCCGTGATCCGGATAGCGGTGTCTATCAAATTCATGAAATGATGCGGCAGTACGCCGAGGAGAAACTCGAGGCTAGTGGCGAAGCGCAGGCAGTACGCCAGGAGCACAGCGAATACTACATTCGTGCGCTGGCGCGCGCGCGCAAGGACCTGATTAGCGCGCGCCAGATGGAAGCTCACGAAAGTATTGACGCCGATCTCGACAACGTTCGCGCCGCCTGGATGTGGGCGGCCGAGGCGGGGCAGGGCGAACCGCTGGCCGACAGCGTTCACGCCCTGGGCATCTTCTACGATGTCCGCGCCCAGTACATCGAAGGCTATGCGGTGTTTGAGCCGGTGGTAGCCGCGCTCTCCAAACACCCCTCGACGCGGGAAATCGACCGCGCACTGGGCTGGATGCATGCCTGGATGACCCTGTTCAAGCTCATCTTCCGCCAGGGCGATGTCGCCTATGGACATCTGCTGTTGATGCGCGAAGCCGTGACACGTTCACGCGATCCGGAATGCCGGGCAATGCTCGACTTTGTGACTGGCATGTGGGAGCGGATTCTGGGTGATGCAGTCAAGAGCCGCGAATATGAACGCCGGAGCGCAGCGCAGTTTATTGCACTGAATATGGTCTGGGACCGGTCCCATGCGCTGTGTAACCTCGCGCTGGCATCGTATTTCAGACTGGAAGCCACCCAGACCGATGTCGCTATGGGTATTCTGGCCGCCGATGAAGCGCTGGCGATTCAAGAGTCCCTCGGTGAACTTTATTTACGTGCGCATACGCTGGAAGTACGCGGCCATCTCTCAATCATGGTCGAGGAATATGAGCGCGGCGCGCGCCTGATCGAAGAGTCGGTTGGGCTGTTCCGCAAGGTCGGCAACCGTCTGGGGCTCGCGTCCGCGCTTCAGGATTTGGCCTGGACCCGTGCCGTTGTCGGACGGTTTGCTGAGGCGCGCACCGCTGCCGAAGATGCCTATTCCCTCTATCGCGAAACCGGGAACCTTGCCGGCGCTGCGGGAATACAGTCGCTCCGGACGCGAATCGAGTTTTTCGCTGGCGAGTTTCAGGCCAGCATCGACCTGGCCAAAGATATGCTGGCGCTCGCCGAACGCGTAGGGATCGGCGAGCTTCGAATGGTGTCTTACATCCATCTCGGGCGGGCATACTGGGCGTCGGGGGCGCTGGAAGAAAGCGAAGAAGCCTGGCGCAATGCCTATGTCTTTGCAGAAGACGAACACCGTCGCGAGGACATGAGCATCACGCTCAGCGGCTTGGTCCTGGTGCTGCTTGGCCGGCGGCGCATCGAAGATGCCTCGGTGTTGATCGAGACGATGGAGCTGCTGACGGAAGACGAGAAAGACTTCAATCAGGTGGCGACCATTCACGTCTTTAGAGGACGCATAGCGCTGCTTGCCGGCAATGCGGCTGAAGCGGTCGAGCACCTCTCCCGCGCCCACAACCTGCTGCGGGATTCGACTCGGGTGCGCGTTTCCTATAACTGGGACGAGGGGCTTCGTAACGAGTTTACGTCGATCGCCTTACAGGGACTTGCCGAGGCACACCGCTTGTTAGGAGATCTCGGTACGGCGCGTCAGGTGCTGCGTGAAGCGCTGCACATTACCCAGCGCTTTTCCTACCCGGCGCATATCGCCGCGGTCATCATTTCCGGCGCGCGCATCCTGAGTGCGCTGGGACGGAGCCTGGAATCCACCGCGATGCTCGCCGCCGTGTCGGACAGCCCCAAGGCCTATGCGGTTGAGCGCTATCGTGCGGCTTCTCTGTTGGCGCGCGCCCGTACCGAATTGACCGATGAGCAGTTCCTGGAAGCTGTCTCGCGCGGGATGATGTGGACGCCTGAGACGGCTGTCAGCGAACTGCTCCGGATTCTCTAG
- a CDS encoding sodium-translocating pyrophosphatase: MRGLNSTENTLIYIVLGIAILGLLYALYLVRQILAEPKGSAKMQEVWNYIRTGANAYLRSQFRIIVFLIAGLVVVLFLSVYIVNPTPYAIEHYCPELAETARASVDTAGIRAEVAASNAGLAAADLELLQTNAVIAEEEALIVNAGLKGLGALPACDSARSQTAIGRAAAFLMGAVFSAMVGFVGMNMAVQGNVRVAAAAVDPKRGYKDALRIAYRSGTITGMLTDGLGLFGGTIIFLIYGIASPDVLLGFGFGGTLLALFMRVGGGIFTKAADVGADLVGKVEAGLPEDDPRNAAVIADLVGDNVGDCAGMAADIFESYEVTIVSALILGLALSTVTRSPMWIIFPLVVRGIGVFSSVVSTYLVKSDATGSEGGKDALKVITRGFYSAAALSTVLFGAFTLAYMKDDNINGGALLWQPFAAVVIGILLAIVIDKVTAYFTDTEHPPVKEIARNAQTGPATVILSGLATGLESSTWAIVVIAMSILGSIVIAAVAPIGGVDQFTQVLYLVAMTGIGMLSLTGNNVAMDAFGPISDNAQGVAELAGESGGEGGKILEQLDAVGNTTKAITKGVAIGSAVIAAVSLFGSFLTDTRVVQLGLGVDRNQTLYATGINIASPMVFIGFLIGGGLIFLVSSLLIRSVNRAAFKMINVVRRQLRIPGIMEGTKTPDYAEAVSISTQAAQRELLPLGVIAVLTPVVLGFLLGAAALGGFLAGIILAGQLMAVFMSNAGGAWDNAKKFIEEGNYGGKRSEPHKATVVGDTVGDPFKDTAGPALNPMIKVVNLVALITAPLIVTMEANAANGESTLVIKLVMVALLGLIGYVILRSKQEDVETTHMVEEVAHAGQK, translated from the coding sequence ATGCGTGGCCTGAATTCTACTGAAAACACTCTTATCTACATCGTTCTTGGGATTGCGATTCTGGGTCTGCTTTACGCCCTGTACCTCGTAAGGCAGATCCTGGCGGAACCCAAGGGCAGCGCCAAGATGCAGGAAGTGTGGAACTACATCCGCACGGGCGCAAACGCCTATCTGCGCTCACAGTTTCGCATCATTGTCTTTCTGATTGCTGGCCTGGTCGTGGTTCTGTTCTTAAGCGTATACATCGTCAACCCGACACCCTACGCCATTGAACACTACTGCCCCGAACTGGCAGAGACCGCCCGTGCGAGCGTGGATACTGCAGGAATCCGTGCCGAAGTTGCGGCCTCGAACGCCGGTTTGGCTGCGGCTGATCTGGAGCTTCTGCAGACCAATGCAGTCATCGCTGAAGAAGAAGCCCTGATCGTAAATGCTGGCCTGAAGGGTTTGGGCGCGCTTCCGGCCTGCGACTCTGCTCGTTCGCAAACGGCCATTGGCCGTGCAGCTGCCTTCCTAATGGGCGCGGTATTCAGCGCGATGGTCGGCTTCGTCGGTATGAACATGGCCGTTCAGGGCAACGTCCGTGTTGCTGCTGCGGCAGTTGACCCCAAGCGTGGCTACAAAGACGCGCTGCGGATCGCCTACCGCTCCGGCACCATCACCGGTATGCTGACCGATGGCCTCGGCCTGTTCGGCGGCACGATCATCTTCCTGATCTACGGGATTGCCTCGCCTGACGTGCTGCTCGGTTTCGGCTTCGGCGGCACGCTGCTCGCGCTCTTTATGCGTGTCGGCGGCGGTATCTTCACCAAGGCTGCCGACGTCGGCGCCGACCTGGTTGGTAAGGTTGAGGCAGGTCTGCCCGAAGACGATCCGCGCAACGCAGCAGTCATCGCGGACCTCGTTGGCGACAACGTCGGCGACTGCGCCGGTATGGCTGCCGACATCTTCGAGAGCTATGAAGTCACAATCGTCTCGGCGTTGATCCTCGGTCTCGCCCTCTCGACTGTCACCCGCAGCCCGATGTGGATTATCTTCCCGCTGGTCGTTCGCGGTATCGGTGTGTTCTCGTCGGTCGTCAGCACATACCTCGTCAAGTCGGATGCGACGGGCAGCGAAGGCGGCAAGGACGCGCTTAAGGTCATCACCCGCGGTTTCTACAGCGCAGCTGCCCTCAGCACCGTGCTGTTCGGCGCGTTCACGCTGGCCTACATGAAAGACGACAACATCAATGGCGGCGCGCTTCTCTGGCAGCCGTTTGCCGCGGTTGTAATCGGTATTTTGCTCGCCATCGTCATCGACAAAGTGACGGCGTACTTCACCGATACCGAGCATCCGCCGGTCAAGGAAATCGCCCGTAATGCACAGACCGGCCCCGCGACCGTCATTCTGAGTGGTCTGGCGACCGGACTCGAATCGAGCACCTGGGCGATCGTGGTCATTGCCATGAGCATCCTCGGCAGCATCGTCATCGCGGCGGTTGCGCCGATTGGCGGCGTCGATCAGTTCACGCAGGTCCTCTACCTGGTCGCGATGACCGGTATCGGTATGCTTTCGCTGACTGGCAACAACGTGGCAATGGACGCCTTCGGACCGATCAGCGACAACGCTCAGGGCGTCGCCGAACTGGCGGGTGAGAGCGGCGGCGAAGGCGGCAAGATCCTCGAACAGCTGGACGCCGTCGGCAACACCACCAAGGCCATTACTAAGGGCGTTGCGATCGGTTCGGCTGTCATCGCGGCCGTCTCGCTCTTTGGCTCGTTCCTGACCGATACGCGCGTTGTGCAGCTCGGTCTGGGCGTTGACCGTAACCAGACTCTCTACGCCACCGGCATCAATATCGCTTCGCCGATGGTGTTTATCGGCTTCCTGATCGGCGGCGGTCTGATCTTCCTGGTGAGCTCGCTGTTGATCCGCTCCGTGAATCGCGCAGCGTTCAAGATGATCAACGTTGTTCGCCGCCAACTGCGTATCCCTGGCATCATGGAAGGCACCAAGACACCAGACTACGCCGAAGCTGTCAGCATCAGCACCCAGGCCGCGCAGCGCGAGCTGTTGCCGCTGGGCGTGATCGCCGTGCTGACGCCGGTAGTGCTGGGTTTCCTGCTGGGCGCCGCGGCGCTTGGCGGTTTCCTGGCCGGTATCATCCTCGCAGGCCAGCTCATGGCGGTATTCATGAGCAACGCCGGTGGGGCATGGGACAACGCCAAGAAATTTATCGAGGAAGGCAACTACGGCGGCAAGCGTAGCGAACCTCATAAAGCGACCGTCGTCGGCGACACTGTTGGCGATCCGTTCAAAGATACGGCGGGTCCGGCGCTCAACCCGATGATCAAGGTCGTCAACCTCGTCGCGCTGATCACTGCGCCGCTGATTGTCACGATGGAGGCCAACGCCGCCAACGGCGAAAGCACGCTCGTGATCAAGCTCGTCATGGTTGCTCTGTTGGGTCTGATCGGTTATGTGATCCTGCGCAGCAAACAGGAAGACGTCGAGACAACGCACATGGTTGAGGAAGTGGCCCACGCGGGTCAGAAGTAA